Proteins encoded together in one Fibrobacter sp. UWP2 window:
- a CDS encoding Cof-type HAD-IIB family hydrolase, with product MKILFTDLDGTLLTDDKRISETDMRSIRAMIDAGHKFVMTTGRPLTSVKQLAEQYGFLEPGFFLVSFNGGLIYDCGEKKPILTRYIPVDEVKAIMDAAHAHGMHAHTYSGDLVVSEYETEQLKTYCRLMKMDYVVVKDIREYYGEFVNVVVKPPIKVNIITPFEHSGLVDFRTEMRKTTEGKLFDVFSKPEMLEFSHMQSNKGDAVKFMADFYKVPIADTIAVGDEENDCPMIEAAGVGVAMANASQVVKDIADYVTVNDNNHSGITEVIEKFVP from the coding sequence ATGAAAATCCTGTTCACAGACCTTGACGGCACGCTCCTGACCGACGACAAGCGTATTTCGGAAACCGACATGCGTTCCATCCGCGCGATGATCGATGCGGGCCACAAGTTCGTGATGACTACGGGCCGGCCGCTTACGAGCGTGAAACAACTGGCGGAACAGTACGGGTTCCTGGAACCGGGATTCTTCCTCGTGAGTTTTAACGGAGGGCTCATCTACGATTGCGGCGAAAAGAAGCCGATTCTCACACGCTACATTCCCGTCGACGAGGTCAAGGCCATCATGGATGCCGCGCACGCCCACGGGATGCACGCGCACACCTACTCGGGCGACCTCGTTGTCTCGGAATACGAGACGGAACAGCTCAAGACGTATTGCCGCCTGATGAAGATGGATTACGTGGTGGTGAAGGATATCCGCGAGTATTACGGCGAGTTCGTCAATGTCGTGGTGAAGCCACCCATCAAGGTGAATATCATTACGCCTTTCGAACATTCTGGCCTCGTGGATTTCCGCACCGAGATGCGCAAGACTACCGAGGGCAAGCTCTTCGACGTGTTCAGCAAGCCCGAGATGCTCGAGTTTTCGCACATGCAGAGCAACAAGGGCGATGCGGTGAAGTTCATGGCGGATTTTTACAAGGTGCCGATTGCCGATACGATTGCGGTGGGCGACGAAGAGAACGATTGCCCGATGATTGAAGCTGCCGGTGTCGGTGTCGCGATGGCGAATGCCTCGCAGGTGGTGAAGGACATTGCCGATTACGTGACGGTAAACGACAACAACCATTCGGGAATTACCGAGGTGATTGAGAAGTTCGTCCCGTAG